The following nucleotide sequence is from Triticum dicoccoides isolate Atlit2015 ecotype Zavitan chromosome 7B, WEW_v2.0, whole genome shotgun sequence.
GCATTATATTTTTTAAACTGTTCAAAATGTTTATTGGTATGATATATCGCACTGTCTTTCTGAGTTTTGACTGGTAGTATTCTGTTGATAGGATGAATGGAGAACTGGGATGAAAGCTCTGCGAGCTGATAGCATCAGTAAACTGAAGAAAGCCTTTCCTGAACTGGTCCAAGAAGTGAGTGTTCTATTCCACAAATATTTAGTAACTAGTATATTAAATATATTTGAAAGGTTTATACTTTTCTAAGGGTGGAAATTACCTATGATGGGCCCTACTAGTTATGTTAAACAGAATTTGAGTATGAAAGGCTTGTCATGGGAATGGAACAATGAGCTACCATTAAATTATGATACTTTTAATTGTACTGTAACCGGCTTGCTCATAACGTGTTCTTTACAAACCAGGTTACGAGGTCCTCTAATTTCCAGGATTTCTATCCATATGCGTTCCGTTATTGCCTAACAGGTAGTCACACTTGCTATTCTTATGACACATTTTTTTTTCTTTGATAAATACTTATGACTTGGTTGTGCACTTGTGCTTGCTCAGAGGACAAGAAGAAGTGTATAGAAATTCCTGTTACTTGTGAGTTATTGAATCTAGTGTTGAGCTTGCAGTTCCGCCCGCAGGTTGAAAAACTTATTAATTACCTCAAGGTAATGGTTGATTCGATAGTTTAGTTTATTGGTCCCATTCATCTAAGGGACTCGTATTTTGGTTGATGTGCTTATTTATGTGAGTTTGGGTTTCAGCATCAAAATGAGTACAAGGTTATAAACATGGATCAATGGATGGGATTTCTTCGGTTCTGCAATGAGGTCATGATTTAAACGTCACCCCCATGTCCCAGCATATTTTTTTCCCCTTTTGCTTCCTTTTTGTGCACAGTACTTAATAACATTTCCTCTCACACTACTAACGCTGAATCACATTTCATTCAGATAAACTTCCCATCACTTGACAATTACGATGCAGACCAAGCTTGGCCTTTAATTTTAGACAATTTTGTTGAATGGTTAAGAGCAAGTGAAAATTAGCTCTGTTGTACTGAGTGGTGGTGAAGATGCAATCCAAATGTAATTCTCAGAAATGTAAGTGAACTACCTTATCTTGTTACCCTATGACTTGAGATATATGGGATGTGGTATCTCTCCTAAAAAGAAATAGGAACTCCATGCAAGCATTTATAATCAGGAAGACGATATGGATCATTTTCCTTTAATCACGCAGTGGCATTCATGCAATTTTGTTGCTGTCCTGTTTTTTCAGCACCTTGGAGAATTTTGGAGGATGCAGATCAAGCTCGGTTATGACTGCTCTGTTCAGAGTCTGGTTTTAGAATTTATCAATCGCCTTGTAGTTTGCCTTTTGCTTTCTTTATACTTGATTTAAACACTTCGCAGGGTCATCATCTAGAATTTTACATCGTCATTCTCTATATTTGTATTATTCAATGGCTTCGTAGGTGTGTAGTTTTGAGAGCATGCAATTTTTCTGGAAGTCTTAAATGAAGATGTTGGCATATGTTGTTCCTCTCTTGCGCTGTTGGCCCATCCCATATAGAACAGATTATTTACCTCGAGGCATATATAGTTTATAAAAAACCGGGCTAAACTGTCGGTAAGACCAGAAAAACAGGAAACTGGCGCCTTGCCAAGTTAATTTTAATATGTACAGTTCTCTTAGTAAGAAACCAGAAATATCTTTTAAAAAAGGTGCATCAACAAGAAATCAAACAATTGCCTTGAGGCTAAAGGCCCAATAACCAACTAGGCTAATAATTAATGGTTTACATACAATATTATATGTGGTCAAAATTTTAAATAATCACCTTAAATATTTGGTTTTTGTTGCAAATAACCGATGAATTGACGGTCTGACAAGTAAAAACCTGAAACGAGTTTGGATTTTGAAACTAGCCTTGAGGTTAGAACACAAAGTACAAGGACATCTCACGCAGGTTCCCCAAATGTTATATTTAAGGGGAAATTTTCAGTTTTGAGGGATCAAGGCCTACATAGCATATCCTAAGGCGACCACTAGGCGCCGGTCGATCAGCCTGTCCACGCGCGGCCGTCAGATCCAAACCGCATAAAGATCGTTCATATTAGGCTCTCGTGTAGTTTTTCCTTCCCAAAAATTCTGTTCCGACGAGCACAGTGGGAACAAAAAGGAGCAGCAGCTGCTGCCTACACTCTAACCTCAAAGCACCGCTGCCCTCATCGCCTGCCGCTGCCCTCGTCGCCGGTCACCGCGCATGTGTTTCTCGTCGGCTCCTGCATGCAACAGCTTGCACCCACGGTTGCAGCTCTGGTGGCGACGGGCGTAGGCGATGGCCACAGCTCGTCGGCATGCTCGCCCCCGCTAATGCCCGATGTCGTAGCTCGCCGGTTGAAGCTCACCGTCACAACAAATCAACTgactggttccagcaaaacccaGCGCTGGTTCAAGCAAAAAATGTCTCGCCGCTGAGACATCGTAGCTCGCCGCGCTGCAAGTTGCAGCTTGCCATGCCGCCGGCTGTAGCATTTCTCGATGGTGGTTGTAGCATGGCGTGATGCCGATTGTATCAAAAAATGAGAATGCCACGTTGTGCGATGTAGCAAAATGCGCGCTGGTTGTAGCCGGATGGAATGCCGATTGTAGCAATTTGTGATGCCGGTTGTAGCATGTAGCAAAAAAATTGCGACGTCGGATGTTGCTAGGATCAACCCCATTATCGTCACCGTCTACGGTCACAATGCTTGCTGTCCATGGTTGTAGCTCCCCTGGACACCGGTTACAGCCCCCTCCATCCATGGTTAGTTGGTTACAACCTTCATTGCCACCGGTTGCAGAATGCTCCACACTCGATGCAACATCTCGCCATCCCCAGTGGCCGGCGAGGGCCAAACACATGGTCCTGCAGTCCCGACGCTGACGACCTCGCCCACCCTATCAGGCATGGGTGTGTGTGCGTGCGAGCAGCACTGACGACATTATGATGAGGAGGGAGGGGTCCATAGCGGCCACTGCGACATGGGGAAGAGCATCCATGGCGGCAACGAAGTAAAAAGGAGAGGAGAGGCGCGTCCATGGCAACTTCCAGAGAAAAAGCAAAAGCGAGAAAGTAGAAGAGAGGAAGACGAACAAGGACTGAGTGGATGAGAAGGAGTCTAAAGAGATGAGGTTAAGGGGGAAACTGTGCCGTGGGCCACAGAATGGGTCGCGTTGCATGCGACCGGCCGAAAACCTGGACGGTGCGCCGGAGGGAAACGTTTCCCTATCCTCAAACTGTATAATCCTCAAAAATATAATTTTTCACCCTTTAAACCGTAGCCATTCCACCTAGTTGTACTTAGAGCATGTATTTGCTCCTAgtgctgtactccctccattcctttatataaggtgtatttgtttttcgaTAAAATTCCACAATGTAAAGTGCATTTCTTCTATATCCTCGTAATTCCCCTTTTATCCATGTAGAAAGAGGAAATTATCTCTCATCTGAGTGACCGTATCTCTCGTTGTATCAAAACAAGGAAACTATCTCTctcgattgcatgtatctcttacttTTCTGGACTCactgatttacttgccactaaccaaCAAATTTTCCATGGTTAATTTTGTCCTAACACCTCTATAATTATGTGCCTTATCACCGTgccgaaaataatacaccttacataaaggaacggagggagtactattttgtgGAATGTAAGTAGTGGTTatgaccgatttgatagaaaagagGGAATAGTGTGCATTTTTCGTTGGGGATTTCCTGGAATAAAACGTCGTGTCTTCCTTTGATTCCTTATGCAGGATATCCAACCAATTATGTTATTAGAGTAAAACAAAAGTAAAGGGAGATTGAAAGTGAATTGACGATTAGTCCGGATTTCTATTGATTCTCAAGTATATACACATCTGGAAGAGGTGGGAAGAAGANNNNNNNNNNNNNNNNNNNNNNNNNNNNNNNNNNNNNNNNNNNNNNNNNNNNNNNNNNNNNNNNNNNNNNNNNNNNNNNNNNNNNNNNNNNNNNNNNNNNNNNNNNNNNNNNNNNNNNNNNNNNNNNNNNNNNNNNNNNNNNNNNNNNNNNNNNNNNNNNNNNNNNNNNNNNNNNNNNNNNNNNNNNNNNNNNNNNNNNNNNNNNNNNNNNNNNNNNNNNNNNNNNNNNNNNNNNNNNNNNNNNNNNNNNNNNNNNNNNNNNNNNNNNNNNNNNNNNNNNNNNNNNNNNNNNNNNNNNNNNNNNNNNNNNNNNNNNNNNNNNNNNNNNNNNNNNNNNNNNNNNNNNNNNNNNNNNNNNNNNNNNNNNNNNNNNNNNNNNNNNNNNNNNNNNNNNNNNNNNNNNNNNNNNNNNNNNNNNNNNNNNNNNNNNNNNNNNNNNNNNNNNNNNNNNNNNNNNNNNNNNNNNNNNNNNNNNNNNNNNNNNNNNNNNNNNNNNNNNNNNNNNNNNNNNNNNNNNNNNNNNNNNNNNNNNNNNNNNNNNNGTTGGACACACCCCTTTGCTAATGACTATTCATTAATTAGCATGTGCTAACTAATCTACTAATTAATTCCTAACACTCCCCCTTGTACAACACCGCTCCTTGAATGTTTCATCATTGAAAACTTCTTGTACATAGATCTTCCATCTTGAGAAATCTTCCGTATAAACTTGAGAGTCTCCCCCAAAAACCCcgtgggaaaaatatgaggagaatTGAGTAGATATGTTGCTGAAACTCCTTTAAACCCAATGGGAAAAATAATAAGGAGAAAAAGCgcaacatataatgattattgtCTTCTTGATAACTCATATGAGAAAACCTTTGAGAAAGGAGAAAACTCATTGATGAGTTTGGAGAACAATAATATGCTTTGTATACTTTCCTTTAAAAAACCAGTGGAAAAAAATAGAAAGTATTGCATATGTCGCCTCGTTAAAACCTTTTATGAGAAACTTCAAGGGAAAGCTCATAAGGGAAAAGAGTGTGATCTCACATGTCACTGAAGACTCCTTTAAAAACCAATGGGAAAATATAAGGAGAAAAAGATATGTCATATCATGATAATTGTCTCTTTAACTCAATATGGGAAAATCCATAGAGTTTATAGGACAATAAATATGTCGTGTATACTTTCATAAAAACCTCGGTGGGGAAAAcagaaagtatgacatatgatctcatgttgatattacctcatcAAAAACCTTGATGAGAACTTGTAAAAGTAAACTCATAaagggaaaaagagtataatatgGTGCTTTGAACAGGAGTAATTTTAGGAGTAATTCAGGAAGATACTCCCCCTGATACTTGCATATCTTGAAGCCATCAAATACCAATTCGATGAACATGTTTCTAGAATGTTGAAGTTGGTAGAGACTTCATGGTTGTcacatgatttgacttgcaagatgAACAATGTAAAGGTATTGCTTACTATGAACCCTGTTTGCATCCAGACAACACAAGCAACATTATCTTTGAGAAaatggttggtggatgtagccaCTAAGGTATGTTTCAAAGACTTTCATGGTATGGCTACCACACCTAGGAGTAACACAAAGCTTGTGTATGATCTAACATAGTGGGGATATGATTGATTTATTCAATGATATTGGTGTCCAGATTTCTCTGAACTGAAAACTAGGACAAGCTATTTGATGCCTTGGAGATATCAAAGATATTCTTGAGCCCCAACCAATTATGTGTGGTGGGTCTAATGGCACTAGGATATGAAACTTGATGTCCCAATATCGCATTCTCATCAACTCATGGTTTTAATGGATCTTTCTCCATGTCTAGAGAATGAAGCCATGCGAGTTATGGATGCATAAGATTTGTCCACAATAAAtttctccaatatattttggacATAGACAACATAGCGTACCATAATGTATGAGTGAAGGTGATTGAGGTTTTAcccaatccttcatctcaaaatccATCATTAAGATGATCATGTGCTTTGTAATTGCAGGAGTAATCCTTGTGTATGACAGACATGCATGGGtaatcatcattgtaggagtaatccttgtgtaTAAGAAACTCACTATGTCAGTTGTACCAAAATGTACCGACAACAATAACTCATATTGTGACTTATTGGGATTTTACACACTGCATGTTGTGTTTTGCATTTCGATTCacactacatctatcaactgcatagatagatgattttgtactgccaatgatataagttatcggaaAGAGAATCCACCTTTGGAGCATAGTTGGgtatctgcgtgaacccttgtgctacaatacttgctctatGTGTCACCACCTTGTTGTTCTCAATTCTGTTTCTagaagaaaactggtgtaggtattgcttatgTGAATACCTTTCCCTTTATTGAGCAAGAttatttctacctagattataccctttgctcgagttcagtccgagtgttgttcacactttgccatggccatggtctttggacCTAAATAATGTGAAAGGTTTTttcaatctagttgagaaatgtatgtcgacaattgtagacttTCGATTATATGTTTCTCCAGAATCTACATATCAATATAGAGTTGATGGAAATATCGTTACTATTAGGGCATTTCCCGTCTTTGTGTTTTGGTGATGATGAAAACTCTCTTTGTGGTCTAATCGCGTGCTAAGTTCTCCAGGTACTCTATGATTAGGCTCAAGTCGGTTAGGCTTTCCCTCTGGACGGAAAAGATCAAAGATGGTGTTTTCTACGTTTTTATCTCTTTGGTCATAGGAAACatgtactattaagagggaatccACATCGGAAGGTAGTGAGTGAATCAATGCACGTACACACTTCTCTCCACCCACGTTTCCCTTCCGTTCGTTGTAAAGAGAGAGTTCCCCTTGTTCCTTCCTGTTACAGTGCTTTTATCTCGTAAGCGGTTGCaccacccttgagggcggtcatacCTCTAGCCCTGTTATTCCGGCTCTACCATCACCCCAGGGGTAATACCCTGGGGTTGCACCCCCAAAGTACATGCCCAGCAGTTGTACCACTGCCCCGGGTGGTGGTACCGCCTCTACGCTGGGAAAGCCCAGGGGTGGCTTCATGAGCGGTTGGCCAGGTACCAGCCAACCACCGGATTTGTTTCTATAGTGGGGCGGTACTTGGGCGGCGGTGACCCGGTTGTGCTCTGCAAACCGGTACCACCATTGTCcagagcggttctaccgctcaaGACTTAGCCACCTCCGGTTCCAGGGTCTGGCGGTAGTTCCGGTGCAActactattggggaatgtagtaatttcaaaaatttccctacacacacgcaagatcatggtgatgcataacaacgagaggggagagtgtcatccacgtaccctcatagaccgtaagcggacgtgttatgacaacgcggttgatgtagtcgtacgtcttcacgatcgaccgatccaagtaccgaacgtacgacacctccgcgatctgcacacgttcagctcggtgacgtcccatgaactcatgatccagtagagcttccggggagagttccgtcagcacgatagc
It contains:
- the LOC119338348 gene encoding DCN1-like protein 4 isoform X1 → MRRSSKKSSSSSAAAGEEQVNEKQNRKRKGVSTNLTSRKAQRVPTKAVSKEIERIDQLFYTYADGSSSMIDPEGIETLCSHLEVPHTDVRILMLAWKMGCEKQGYFTLDEWRTGMKALRADSISKLKKAFPELVQEVTRSSNFQDFYPYAFRYCLTEDKKKCIEIPVTCELLNLVLSLQFRPQVEKLINYLKHQNEYKVINMDQWMGFLRFCNEINFPSLDNYDADQAWPLILDNFVEWLRASEN
- the LOC119338348 gene encoding DCN1-like protein 4 isoform X2; its protein translation is MRRSSKKSSSSSAAAVPTKAVSKEIERIDQLFYTYADGSSSMIDPEGIETLCSHLEVPHTDVRILMLAWKMGCEKQGYFTLDEWRTGMKALRADSISKLKKAFPELVQEVTRSSNFQDFYPYAFRYCLTEDKKKCIEIPVTCELLNLVLSLQFRPQVEKLINYLKHQNEYKVINMDQWMGFLRFCNEINFPSLDNYDADQAWPLILDNFVEWLRASEN